The genomic segment AGCCGCCCGAGTCCAGGTGCGCGTGGCGAAAGCCCATGCTTTGGGAGGTGAAAAACACTTCGCCTGTGGCATAGCCGGCCATTTCCTGGCCGAGCACGCAGGCAAAGTCCCCGCCGCCGTACTGCTCCACGGCCACGGGAACGCCCATGGCCAGGGCGGACCAGAAGTCGTTGACGCGTCCGGCCAGCAATTCCAGACCTCGTTCAAAGGCCTTGGCATCCCCGAAGCGCAGCTCCAGGAGGGTTTCATCCGTGCTTACCAGCCCCTTTTCCAGGGCTTCGACCGCCCAGGCCAGAGCCACGCCCGCACTCATGGCGTCCAGGCCGGTTTTTTCCACCTGGTCCATGATCAGCAGGGACTCGGCCGCATCCGTGACCCCGAGCATGGAACCCAGGGCAAAGATCAGTTCGTAATCGTAGGAAACCTGGCGGTAGAAGTAGCGGTGGTCCTCATGGAATTTTTGGCGCACGTAGCCGATGTGGATGCAGCCCACGGGGCAACCGGCACAGGCCATGTTTCGCAAGAGATTCTTCTGTGCAAAGGTCTCGCCGCTGATGCCGTCCACGGCAGGGTCCGTGGTCTGTTGCAGATTGCGCCAGGGCAGGCTTTTCAGCTCATTCAGGGCGGCCACGTTTCCGGCCGTACCCAGGTCGTGATACTTGCGCATCATGTCCGTGTCCGTGAGCCGGGAATGCACCTGTTGGAACAGCTTGGCGTAGGCTTTACCGCCCGGGGCTTCGTGTACGCCGTCGCCCAGCAGGACCACGGCCTTGAGGTTTTTGAAGCCCATCAGTCCCCCGCCGCCCATGCGTCCGAAATGGCGGTAGGTGTCCACATTGATGCAGGCCATGGCCGAGCCGTTTTCCCCGGCCGGGCCGATGCGCAGGATGCTGCGGTGGCCGGAGCCGGGAAAGAGCTTGCGAAGCTCCTTGCCTGAGGCGAGCGCGTCCCAGCCCTGCATCCAACGGACATCGCGCTGCTCCACGCGCTGCGATCCCACACACAGGCAGCTCAGGTGCGCGGCCCGGCCCGTGATCACCAGGGCGTCGTATCCGGCAAAGGCCAGGCATAGTGCCGAGCGGCCGCCGGCGTGGGTTTCGGTGTATTGATCATGGTAGGGGGAGCGGAACGCGGCCACGGTTTTGCTCATGAGCGGGAACAGGCCGGTGAGCGGACCCACCGCAAAAATCAGGGGTTGGTCCGGATGGTCCCAGGGCTGATCGAACCGGCCGTATTTGCCGAAAAGGAGTGCGGCCAATCCGCTGCCGCCCGCCACGGCATCGCGTCCGTCCACCTCTTCCACGCGAGAGCGGCCCGAGGTCAGGTCCGACACCAGCACGCGGAAGTGGTCGCGCACCGGGGATCCGGGAAGAAGGGATTTCATGAGGTCTCCTTTTCCGTTGCACTGTCCCGGTCCGGTCCGGGAGCGTTCTCCTTGGCCGGGGTATCCACGTCCACCAGTTCCAAACAGTCGTGCGGGCAGAAGGAAACACACCGTCCGCAATGGATGCAGACAAAGGGCTGGCCGGTTTGATCCAGGTGAATGGCGTCCACGGGGCAGGCCCGGGCGCATTCGCCGCAACGGATGCAGAGTTTCTTTTTGACGATGACGCCGCCGCCGCGACGTTGGGTCATGGCCCCTGTGGGGCAGGCCTGGGCGCAGTACGCCGGGTCGCAGGCCACACAGACGCGGGCCTCGAATCCCGTGGAAAGGCCGCCGGAACTTTTGATGCGGATGCCTGCCGTATCCCAGGAAATACGACCGTGCACCAGCCGGGCGCAGGCCAGGGAACAGGCATGGCAGCCGATGCAGCGTTCCATGCGGGGAGTGGTCAACATTTTCATGGGAGTGAGTATACGGAGGAAGCGGTTCGGGGCAAAGGATTTTTCCCTGGTCCCCCCGGGGGGCGGACAAGAGGGATTCCGTGTCCCCGGTCTGCAAACGGACCGAGGACACGGACAATGTCGGCGGATGCGGTCAAAGAGGCGGAGGAGCTATTCCACCAGGGTCCAGGTGCCGTCCGGGTTGCGGTAGGCCTTGGCCTTGACGGTCTCTTCCTTGCCGTCCACCACGGCCTTCATTTCCACGTCGCGGTAGATCCGATCCTCTTCGTAGTATGCGGGCTGGGGAGTGGCCTCGTAATAGGCGCCGGTATCGGGGTTGCGCCAGGTGCTGGTATGACCGGAGGGCGCGGTCTCCATGGTATTGTTCAGCCGTTGTTGGTCATACTTGTCCCACTCGTTGCCCACGATGTAGCCCAGGAGAATGCCGAGACCGGCACCGATGGCCGCGCCCTGGACCTTGTTACCGGCGGTGAGCGCTCCAACGGTGGCTCCGAGCAAGCCGCCCGTGGCCGCTCCCTGCTGGGCCTTGTTGGCACAGCCCGCCAAAAACACCAGCATGACGAGAATCAACATTGCCTTTTTCATGATCAAGCCTCCTTGACTGACCCGGCATGGTCCGCCCGGGATAATGGTTTTGTTCGGCCTCCGCCTGCTTGTGCGGCGGGTGGCTTTCGGCTGCATCGGGACCAAAGCCGTGTCAGGCTTCTGGAGCCGTGGACCGTTGCCACACGGACCAGTCGATTATTTCAGAAGGGCCATACACAGAGTATAGGAAGGAACCTGTTGTATGGCAAGTTGTCCATCCCTATGTACCGATTGCTCATGTACGGAAGCAAGCTGTGTGCCGTACTGGCATAGTGTGTAAAATTGGCCTGTTGCGTGCTTTTGAGGGCGTGGCTTTGTGGGGCGGGTGTCCCACTGCTGCACAGTGGAGCGGGATTTTGCGCAATGGCGGCTGCCGCACGGGAACGATCTCCCCGGTTTATCTGGCGGCAAGGCTCTCATGGCGGGGCAAAAGGCAGGCGGCCTGGAATGGCGAAGGACCGTGCATTCGTGGACCAAATCCGGAGGAACCATGAAGCAGAGCCGGAAGAACCATTCTTGCGTTGCTGTTTTTAGATATTATTTGAGCATGTTAACTTGTTTATGAACATTTGCCGATTCAAGCCGACAAAATGAACAAGCAAGGAACAAAAGAATGAACCGTAAGCGCACAAGGAACGAACAGGATTTTCCACAAGATGTTCGTTATGCGATGAAGAACGAACATTTTCACAGCTGATTCGACTTTTTTCAGAATGGATTGCAAATGAAAACGAAAGTCATTACCATCAAAAAGTTTCCAGCGTGACCCTCCCGGGTTGCAATCCCATTTAAAATAGGTATTTTTTCATACTGCGGACCGCTATTCACGCCGGCCTTGCAGCCACGCCAACAAGGAGACAGAGGGCATGACCGATTCGGGTTCCAACAATCCACCAAAAAGCGCGCCCACGAAGCCTTCGGCTCAGGAGGTGCAACGCGCCGCTGAATCCCTGCCCGGCGGACCGGGAAGCGGACAGGCCACCGGCGCCAACGTACAGGTTCAGGCCCAGGTGCGGGGAATGCATTGCGGTGCCTGCGCCGCACGCATCGAACGCGTGCTGGGCAAGACTCCTGGCGTGGCTTCGGTCTCGGTCAGTCTGGCCGGGGAAAGCATGAGCCTGGAGTACGATCCGGAAACCGTAGACCGCGAACAGATCGAAGAATCCGTGTCCCGCCTGGGATTCGGCGTGGACCTGCCCGAACCGGCCGCCGCGCATCATGACAGCCTGCGGCTGGACATCCAGGGCATGCATTGCGCCGCATGCGTGGCCCGCGTGGAACGCACCGTGCGCAACCTGCCCGGCGTGGACGAAGCCGACGTCAGCCTGGCCGATAATACCGGCACCATCCAGTTTGACCCCGCGACCATTTCCCGCGCCGATATCCGCAAGGCCATCCGCGACGCAGGGTATGAAAGCCGGGAACAGACCGGTGAGGATTTGTTTGAGGAGCGCCGCCGCGAAATGGCCGAAGACCTGCGTCATCGCCGTAATCGGCTCATACCGGCGTTTCTTTTTGCCTTGCCTCTGCTCGTGGTTTCCATGGGACACATGTGGGGCATGCCCCTGCCTGGGTTCCTGGATCCCATGCACTCGCCCCTGAATTTCGCCTTGCTGCAACTGGCGTTGACCCTGCCTGTGCTCTGGTCCGGGCGATTCTTCTACACCATCGGCATTCCCGCCTTGCTGCGCGGCGGACCCAACATGGATTCCCTGGTGGCGGTGGGGACGGGGGCCGCATTTCTCTATTCCGTGTGGAACACCGTGGAAATCGCCCTGGGCCGGGCCTATGGATTCGACCCTGTGGCCAAGGCCATGGATCTGTATTTCGAATCCGCGGCAGTGCTGATCGCCTTGATCTCCCTGGGAAAGTATTTTGAAGCGCGTTCCAAGATGCGTACTTCCGAGGCCATCCGGTCGCTGATGAATCTTTCGCCGGACACGGCCCTGGTGGTGCAGGACGGAAAAGAAAACGAGGTGCCCGCCCAGGACGTGCAGCCCGGCGACCTGGTGCGCATCCGGCCCGGTACACGCATCCCCGTGGACGGCGAAGTGGTGGAGGGACGCTCCGGCGTGGACGAGTCCATGCTCACCGGCGAACCTCTGCCCGTGACCAAGGAACCGGGCGACACGCTTACCGGCGGCTCGCTGAACACCACCGGAAGCCTGCTCATGCGCGCCCAGCGTGTCGGCTCGGAAACCACCCTGGCCCGCATTGTGGAAATGGTGCGCCGCGCCCAAGGGTCCAAAGCCCCCATTGCCAGCCTTGCGGATAAGGTCAGCTTCTATTTCGTTCCTGCGGTCATGAGCATTGCCGTGCTTGCGGGATTGGCCTGGTATGTTGTGGGCGGTGCGGACTTCGCTTTTTCCCTGCGTATCTTCGTTGCCGTGATGGTCATTGCCTGCCCCTGCGCCATGGGGTTGGCCACGCCCATGTCCATCATGGTCGGTACGGGCCGGGGTGCTCAGCTGGGTGTCCTCGTTAAAGGCGGAGAATCCTTGCAGGCTCTGAGTGAGATACGCACCATCGCTTTTGACAAAACCGGCACCCTGACCCGGGGCGAACCCACGGTGGACGGCATTTGGACTCCGGAACAGGCCGATGCCGCTTCCCAAGAGGAACAGGCGTTGGCCCTGGCCGCGGCCGCAGAGTCGCAAAGCGAACACCCGCTGGCCCTGGCCGTGCTCAAGGCTGCTGAGGAACGCGGAATGACTCTTCCTCAGACGAAATCCTTTGATTCCGTACCCGGAAGGGGCGTCCATGCCCAAATTCAGGACCACGACGGCGACGGTGTCCGGGACGTGCTCCTGGGCAACCGCGAGCTGTTGCAGGAACAAAATGTCAGCCTTGCCCCTGCCGCCACGGAAGCGGCTGAACAATACGCCGGGCAGGGCAAAACCGCGCTTTATCTGGCTGTGGATGGTACGCTGGCGGCCGTGCTTGCCCTGGCAGACACCCCGCGACAGGAAAGCGCGGAAGTGCTGAAAAAGGTACACGGCCTGGGCATCCGTACCGTTATGCTCACAGGCGACGCCGAACCTGCTGCCAGGGCCGTGGCCGGACAATTGGGCATTGATGAGGTACGCGCCCGCATCCTGCCCGGAGATAAAGCCGATGCCGTGGCCGATCTGCAACGGCACGGGCGTATCGCCATGGTGGGGGACGGGGTCAACGACGCTCCGGCCCTGGCTCGCGCCGACGTGGGCATTGCCATGGGGTCCGGCATCGACTCCGCCGTGGAAGCCGGGGACGTGGTGTTGCTGCGCGGCGGCCTGGACGGACTGCTCACCGCTCTGGAACTCTCCCGGAGCGTGATGCGCAATATTCGGCAAAACCTGTTTTGGGCCTTTGCATTCAATGTCCTGGGCATCCCCGTGGCCGCCGGTGTGTTGATCCTCTTCGGCGGGCCGGGTCTCAATCCCATGATCGCGGGTACGGCCATGGCCATGAGTTCCGTGACCGTGGTGTCCAATGCCCTGCGTTTGCGCTCGTTTAAAGAAAAAAAGACCACAACCTCAACATCGGAGGAATCCTGATGCAGGAAAAACAG from the Paucidesulfovibrio gracilis DSM 16080 genome contains:
- a CDS encoding aldehyde ferredoxin oxidoreductase C-terminal domain-containing protein translates to MKSLLPGSPVRDHFRVLVSDLTSGRSRVEEVDGRDAVAGGSGLAALLFGKYGRFDQPWDHPDQPLIFAVGPLTGLFPLMSKTVAAFRSPYHDQYTETHAGGRSALCLAFAGYDALVITGRAAHLSCLCVGSQRVEQRDVRWMQGWDALASGKELRKLFPGSGHRSILRIGPAGENGSAMACINVDTYRHFGRMGGGGLMGFKNLKAVVLLGDGVHEAPGGKAYAKLFQQVHSRLTDTDMMRKYHDLGTAGNVAALNELKSLPWRNLQQTTDPAVDGISGETFAQKNLLRNMACAGCPVGCIHIGYVRQKFHEDHRYFYRQVSYDYELIFALGSMLGVTDAAESLLIMDQVEKTGLDAMSAGVALAWAVEALEKGLVSTDETLLELRFGDAKAFERGLELLAGRVNDFWSALAMGVPVAVEQYGGGDFACVLGQEMAGYATGEVFFTSQSMGFRHAHLDSGGYAWDQKHEEQDVHAALDFLTTDEQKRVLLCCMVSCLFARGVYSEELIAECLETVGHGELAGKLDQVGRHAQNLRWATRFATGYDPAKVRIPKRFTEVVTWKGPLDVEYMNALRTEYARRITTMADQGREALPQKSGETK
- a CDS encoding glycine zipper domain-containing protein, translated to MKKAMLILVMLVFLAGCANKAQQGAATGGLLGATVGALTAGNKVQGAAIGAGLGILLGYIVGNEWDKYDQQRLNNTMETAPSGHTSTWRNPDTGAYYEATPQPAYYEEDRIYRDVEMKAVVDGKEETVKAKAYRNPDGTWTLVE
- a CDS encoding heavy metal translocating P-type ATPase codes for the protein MTDSGSNNPPKSAPTKPSAQEVQRAAESLPGGPGSGQATGANVQVQAQVRGMHCGACAARIERVLGKTPGVASVSVSLAGESMSLEYDPETVDREQIEESVSRLGFGVDLPEPAAAHHDSLRLDIQGMHCAACVARVERTVRNLPGVDEADVSLADNTGTIQFDPATISRADIRKAIRDAGYESREQTGEDLFEERRREMAEDLRHRRNRLIPAFLFALPLLVVSMGHMWGMPLPGFLDPMHSPLNFALLQLALTLPVLWSGRFFYTIGIPALLRGGPNMDSLVAVGTGAAFLYSVWNTVEIALGRAYGFDPVAKAMDLYFESAAVLIALISLGKYFEARSKMRTSEAIRSLMNLSPDTALVVQDGKENEVPAQDVQPGDLVRIRPGTRIPVDGEVVEGRSGVDESMLTGEPLPVTKEPGDTLTGGSLNTTGSLLMRAQRVGSETTLARIVEMVRRAQGSKAPIASLADKVSFYFVPAVMSIAVLAGLAWYVVGGADFAFSLRIFVAVMVIACPCAMGLATPMSIMVGTGRGAQLGVLVKGGESLQALSEIRTIAFDKTGTLTRGEPTVDGIWTPEQADAASQEEQALALAAAAESQSEHPLALAVLKAAEERGMTLPQTKSFDSVPGRGVHAQIQDHDGDGVRDVLLGNRELLQEQNVSLAPAATEAAEQYAGQGKTALYLAVDGTLAAVLALADTPRQESAEVLKKVHGLGIRTVMLTGDAEPAARAVAGQLGIDEVRARILPGDKADAVADLQRHGRIAMVGDGVNDAPALARADVGIAMGSGIDSAVEAGDVVLLRGGLDGLLTALELSRSVMRNIRQNLFWAFAFNVLGIPVAAGVLILFGGPGLNPMIAGTAMAMSSVTVVSNALRLRSFKEKKTTTSTSEES
- a CDS encoding 4Fe-4S dicluster domain-containing protein — protein: MKMLTTPRMERCIGCHACSLACARLVHGRISWDTAGIRIKSSGGLSTGFEARVCVACDPAYCAQACPTGAMTQRRGGGVIVKKKLCIRCGECARACPVDAIHLDQTGQPFVCIHCGRCVSFCPHDCLELVDVDTPAKENAPGPDRDSATEKETS